The following coding sequences are from one Daphnia magna isolate NIES unplaced genomic scaffold, ASM2063170v1.1 Dm_contigs021, whole genome shotgun sequence window:
- the LOC123477434 gene encoding uncharacterized protein LOC123477434: MAWILRFLSRSRKRLQDPEPTLEESINANGKETTPERKIFKRIRIPSTQPIDSSKGKVSTPFSNLGRKRTTYPNQRQCRTSSEESKHRAPYFPTCELLPIVVSLLIIDKHESLAHAGVKTTLSELKEKLWVVKGRQQVKKVWFACVPCQKLTTPPFQEIASPLPLNGLHQAQAFQIMRVDFAGPLFYKPAPAKRIKRDNNPQVNPDP, from the exons ATGGCATGGATCCTTCGGTTCCTAAGCAGAAGTCGCAAAAGACTACAAGATCCTGAACCGACATTAGAGGAGAGCATTAACGCCAATGGAAAGGAG ACAACTCCAGAGAGAAAGATATTCAAACGCATCCGCATCCCTTCAACTCAGCCGATAGATTCatcaaaaggaaaagttaGCACCCCTTTTTCCAATCTGGGACGAAAGAGAACGACTTATCCGAATCAAAGGCAGTGTCGCACTAGCTCTGAGGAATCGAAACATCGAGCCCCCTATTTTCCTACCTGCGAGCTCCTACCCATCGTCGTATCACTACTGATTATCGACAAGCACGAATCCCTAGCGCACGCAGGTGTCAAGACTACACTCTCtgagttaaaagaaaaattgtggGTCGTCAAAGGGCGGCAACAAGTCAAGAAGGTATGGTTCGCTTGCGTACCCTGCCAGAAGCTAACAACTCCGCCCTTTCAAGAAATTGCTTCACCTCTACCGCTCAACGGACTCCACCAAGCTCAAGCATTCCAAATCATGAGAGTTGATTTTGCTGGACCGCTTTTCTACAAGCCCGCGCCAGCCAAAAGGATCAAAAGGGACAATAATCCGCAAGTCAACCCGGATCCCTAA